A segment of the bacterium genome:
TTTTAATACAACTCCATGTTTGCTTAAATCTCCAAGTATTCCGAGCGATAGCTTTAAGTTGCGAGCAAGCCTATCAAGCCTGTAGACGACGACCACGTCAAATTTTTTCTTTTTTGCGTTTTTAACCAATCTTTTTAACGCTGGCCGTTCGTCTACTGATGAAACGCCCGAATAACCGACGTCTTCGTAAATATGCTGGTCATCAACGGTATATCCTTGCATTTTACAAAACTGCCTTAAAACGTTTTTCTGGCTCTCTGGATCGCAATGTCTTGTGTCGTCATGTCTTGCGTCTTCCGAAATCTCATTAGAAGAAACCCGAATGTATAATGCCGCACGATTTTGCTT
Coding sequences within it:
- a CDS encoding recombinase family protein; amino-acid sequence: MKTNNKKQNRAALYIRVSSNEISEDARHDDTRHCDPESQKNVLRQFCKMQGYTVDDQHIYEDVGYSGVSSVDERPALKRLVKNAKKKKFDVVVVYRLDRLARNLKLSLGILGDLSKHGVVLKSVSEPLDTSSAFGRSTMYLMLMFAEYEQNVIEDRKRRCRC